CCTACCTGGCCTGGCGGGCCGTACTCGGCCGTCTGGGCATCGATCCGAAGCAGATCACAGTCGGTGTCACAGGAAACGGGGTAAGCGTCGATGGCTGACGAGACCAGTGAACAGCTGACCGTCAACGTCCCCTGGGCGGTGCAGGAAGATCTGCTGCTCGACGTCGCGGCGCCGTTGCTCGACACGTCGGTCGAACTCGGCGAGTCGGCGTCGTGGTTCTATCTTCGGGAGAATCAACGGGGTAACGCCTATCTGCGGCTGGTCGTCCGCACTCGGAGCCCTTCGGTGTTACCGAGACTCAAGGCACACATCGTCGAACAGGTCGGCACCGCGGCGAGGTCGGACGAGGTCTTCCGGTTCCACGACTACAACTACGAGCACAGTTGGCTGGGCGGTCCCGGCGGCGTGGACATGATGCATTCGTTCTGGGCTGAGACGACCCCGCTCGCACTGGAGTCGCTCCGAGCGACCCGGGGTGACACGACACGTCGGCTGGCGCTGGCCTTCGACCTGCTCGTCGCCAACGGCGCGCTGCTGGCTCCTCGGCTGCCTGGACGGCTGGGTGAGATGGGGTTCCGAGCGGGGTATGTGTCCTACCTCGCCACCTTCGAGGGCTATCTGCTGCTCATTCGTGACCCCGAGTCGGCACGGGCCAGGTACGCCAGGAGATTCGAGCTCAATCGCGACCTGCTCCGCGCACGGACGCGGGAGATCATCGAGGTGATGGACGAGCCGGTTCCCGACTTCGACCGGCTGCCGAACCTGGCCGCCCGGTGGGTGCGGACGATGAACGGCTACCTGCCCGCGATCCAGGAGGGCTTCGACGAGGGCCGGCTGTTCCTCTACGCCAATCCCCGCAACAAGGAGCTGGCCAGGCTCGCGCCGTCGCCGGACGGCCTCTACCGACGGCCCGACGTGCCGTGGCTCGCCGATGCTCCCGTACCACCCGTCGCCGGAATCCACCGCGCCATCGCAGACAACCCTTATTTCCAGGGAATGATCCGAGAGGACCGACGGTTCCTCGCATCACGCCTCGCGCAGGGATACACGAACTGGCATCTTTACCGTCTGGGTTTCACCCTCGCTGACCGGTACACGCTGTTCTATCTGGTGGCACGCAGTTTCGAAGAGGAGTTCGACCTCGACGCCGTCGCGTTGATCCGGTCGGTCAAGCCCGAACCCGAGTCGGCGCGATGAGGGATCCGCTGCCGTTCGACGCCGTCGAGGTGGACCGCTTCGTACAGCGGCTCCGCGGCACCTTCGACGAGGTGTATCCCGACCGATGGAGCATCGACTGGTCCGCGATTCCCAGTCCCTTCCGCTGGTATGAGAGCCCTGTTCGGATCGACCTGCCGCCGCTGCCGCGAGCCGCGGCACTCGGCGATGCCGTCACGACGTCGGGCCGGACGGGCGGCAGGCTCAACCAGCTGGGCGCGATCCTCCAGGCCTCCTACGGGGTGAGCGGTGTCCGCTGGTATCCGGAGGGGATCGCCAAGAGCAGCCCTGACGAGCCGAAGCCGGTGCACCGCGAGCCGCACTACCAACTTCGCCGACCGGTGCCCTCCGGAGGGGTGACCTTCCCGGTGGAGTGCTACGTGCTGTCCGGATCGACGGCCGATCTGCCGGCAGGCAGGTATCACTACGACGCGACCCGACACGCGCTCGTGCCTCTGTCCGCACCGAACGACCCGTACGAGGGATCGCGGGCCGATATGCCGGCGGTGCGTCACAGCGGAATCCGGCTGCTGCTCACCGCGCCGCTGTGGAAGAACTACTTCAAGTACAGCGACTTCTCCTACCGGCTCGCCGCATTGGACTCGGGCACCGTGGTGGGGCAGTACGCGCTCGTCGCCCACCGCTGGGGCTGGGGATGCAGGGTGTCCTTCGACGCCGACGAGCGAGCCGTCTTGGCCGAGCTGGGTCTGGACGCACGTCAGGAGGCGGTGATCGCCGTACTCGACGTCGACCCGCCCTCGGCCGAACCGGCGACGACCCGCCGTTCCCAGCCGGGACGAGTCCCGACGGCCGACCTGACGGCGTGGCGAGGCGCGGCGGGAGGCCCGCCGCCGCAGGCGGGCGCCTCCCGGATGCACGCCGCCACACTGACCGCCGACAGAGGCACCGGACTGCCGGTCGACCTGCCCGCACTGCCCGACCCGGATCCGCAGGACACGCGCGTCTCGGGCTCGGAGCTGATCACCCTGCCCGATGTCGGGGCCGTCGACGTCCCGTCGGTTGCCGAATCCTGGTCCCGTACGGCACTGGGCGAGCAGCTCCGTTCCACTCCACTGCCGTCGGCAGCCGTCGCGCGCTGGCTCGTCCAGGCCGCGGCTCCGTTGAACGCGGATCTTCCCGGCGCGGAGACCGGGCTGGACCATGTCCGCTGTGTCCTGCTGATCCGCGCGGTCGAGGGACTTCGCCCGGGTGCCTACCTGTCCACCGCACACGGGCGGTCACTCATGCGCCTCGCCGAGGGCG
This genomic stretch from Actinoalloteichus hoggarensis harbors:
- a CDS encoding lantibiotic dehydratase C-terminal domain-containing protein, which produces MADETSEQLTVNVPWAVQEDLLLDVAAPLLDTSVELGESASWFYLRENQRGNAYLRLVVRTRSPSVLPRLKAHIVEQVGTAARSDEVFRFHDYNYEHSWLGGPGGVDMMHSFWAETTPLALESLRATRGDTTRRLALAFDLLVANGALLAPRLPGRLGEMGFRAGYVSYLATFEGYLLLIRDPESARARYARRFELNRDLLRARTREIIEVMDEPVPDFDRLPNLAARWVRTMNGYLPAIQEGFDEGRLFLYANPRNKELARLAPSPDGLYRRPDVPWLADAPVPPVAGIHRAIADNPYFQGMIREDRRFLASRLAQGYTNWHLYRLGFTLADRYTLFYLVARSFEEEFDLDAVALIRSVKPEPESAR
- a CDS encoding SagB family peptide dehydrogenase; this encodes MRDPLPFDAVEVDRFVQRLRGTFDEVYPDRWSIDWSAIPSPFRWYESPVRIDLPPLPRAAALGDAVTTSGRTGGRLNQLGAILQASYGVSGVRWYPEGIAKSSPDEPKPVHREPHYQLRRPVPSGGVTFPVECYVLSGSTADLPAGRYHYDATRHALVPLSAPNDPYEGSRADMPAVRHSGIRLLLTAPLWKNYFKYSDFSYRLAALDSGTVVGQYALVAHRWGWGCRVSFDADERAVLAELGLDARQEAVIAVLDVDPPSAEPATTRRSQPGRVPTADLTAWRGAAGGPPPQAGASRMHAATLTADRGTGLPVDLPALPDPDPQDTRVSGSELITLPDVGAVDVPSVAESWSRTALGEQLRSTPLPSAAVARWLVQAAAPLNADLPGAETGLDHVRCVLLIRAVEGLRPGAYLSTAHGRSLMRLAEGEFGAVVGAAMFGQYMNLVQAPLVVALVGAADPQLGRNGALAYRVQHHVAGVIAQRLLVAAASDGVTGHPVLGFTSATLDRPTGVEALGWTSLLLMPFGLYRRALYLESSLNPLAVPSAAEVDR